One segment of Panicum virgatum strain AP13 chromosome 3K, P.virgatum_v5, whole genome shotgun sequence DNA contains the following:
- the LOC120698091 gene encoding nuclear pore complex protein NUP35-like, producing the protein MASLSRSPAASRRGCSVRQSPFFRDLACPIPSHRGVSRFASAASPAAAPSATPPPPPIFTLDDRYASEDFSPDPTASDLLPLASSPSPRAAASRSPSWDRPRGRTSLSAPGSPMDGVVEPARKEVLALPPPASPGSPPPATTAEAQSPVPPAQAPVRTEPVANGGEAEREEWVTVFGFSTGDTNLVLREFEKCGVILRHQSGPRYGNWIHILYQRSYDARKALQKNGIQLSSGLIVGVKSIDPVHRKQLDERLIGSNQGGFMVSLPSKSLTLKITGASNQLGALPRPYDPKTNTNVNRDAGRRATGSVAAPAKSIVTNVMDLIFGI; encoded by the exons ATGGCCTCCCTCTCCCGCTcccccgccgcctcgcgccgcggCTGCAGCGTGCGGCAGTCCCCCTTCTTCCGCGACCTCGCCTGCCCGATCCCGTCCCACCGCGGCGTCTCCCGCTTCGCGTCTGCCGCGtcccccgccgcggccccctccgccacgccgccgccgccgcccatcttCACCCTCGACGACCGCTACGCCTCCGAGGACTTCTCCCCGGACCCCACCGCCTCCGACCTACTTCCCCTGGCTTCGTCCCCttccccccgcgccgccgccagccgctcGCCGTCATGGGACCGGCCCCGGGGCCGGACATCGCTCTCGGCACCGGGATCCCCCATGGATGGGGTCGTGGAGCCGGCCCGGAAGGAGGTGCTTGCTTTGCCTCCACCCGCGAGCCCTGGCAGCCCGCCTCCTGCTACGACAGCGGAGGCGCAGTCGCCGGTGCCCCCTGCGCAAGCACCGGTTAGGACGGAGCCGGTGGCTAACGGAGGGGAGGCTGAACGGGAGGAGTGGGTCACCGTATTCGG ATTCTCTACTGGAGATACCAACCTTGTTCTTCGGGAATTCGAGAAATGTGGAGTAATATTGAGACATCAGTCTGGTCCAAGATATGGTAACTGGATCCACATATTGTACCAG cgcTCATATGACGCTCGGAAGGCCCTTCAGAAAAATGGTATCCAATTAAGCAGTGGGCTCATAGTTGGAGTGAAGTCCATTGATCCAGTGCACCGGAAGCAGCTGGATGAGAGGTTAATTGGAAGCAATCAAGGAGGTTTCATGGTGTCCTTGCCTTCAAAGTCACTTACCCTGAAGATCACAGGTGCATCCAACCAGCTAGGAGCTTTGCCCCGGCCATATGACCCGAAGACTAACACAAATGTTAACCGAGATGCAGGCCGTCGTGCAACCGGCAGCGTTGCTGCACCAGCAAAATCAATTGTAACCAATGTCATGGATTTGATATTTGGCATTTGA
- the LOC120698093 gene encoding dolichyl-diphosphooligosaccharide--protein glycosyltransferase subunit STT3A-like, translating into MAEPEVSSAAAGGGGRLRNAFGGVLCAFTLLLIGVVAFSIRLFSVIKYESVIHEFDPYFNFRVTQFLSKNGIYEFWNWFDDRTWYPLGRVIGGTVYPGLTLTAGTIWWLVNSLNIPLSVETVCVFTAPIFSANASWATYLLTKEAKGTGAGLMAAAILAMVPSYISRSVAGSYDNEAVAIFALIFTFYLYVKTLNTGSLFYATLNALSYFYMVCSWGGYTFIINLIPMHVLLCIVTGRYSSRLYIAYAPLVILGTLLAALVPVVGFNAVMTSEHFASFLVFIILHVVALVYYIKGLLSPRLFKVAMTLVISVGLAVCFAVVAVLIALVASSPTKGWSGRSLSLLDPTYASKYIPIIASVSEHQPPTWPSYFMDINVLAFLIPAGIISCFLPLSDASSFMVLYLVTAVYFSGVMVRLMLVLAPAACILSGIALSEVFGVLTRSIKFQLSKFFDDSSAAVSASGDSSPESSTNSTKSENRNEKSETAAKEKPSKKNRKKEKEVAESVPVKTKKEKRLLVLPFELSIMGILLLIVLGGFYVVHCVWAAAEAYSAPSIVLTSRSRDGLHVFDDFREAYAWLSHNTDVDDKVASWWDYGYQTTAMANRTVIVDNNTWNNTHIATVGTALSSPEKAAWEIFNSLDVKYVLVVFGGLVGYPSDDINKFLWMVRIGGGVFPHIKEPDYLRDGQYRVDAQATPTMLNCLMYKLCYYRFVETDGKGFDRVRGYEIGKKHFKLTHFEEVFTTHHWMVRIYKLKPQKNRVRGKLKKLKSNAKTSSTLAAGRKKNPWQ; encoded by the exons ATGGCGGAGCCCGAGGtctcctccgcggcggccggcggcggcggaagactCCGTAACGCCTTCGGCGGCGTGCTCTGCGCCTTCACGCTCCTCCTCATCGGCGTGGTCGCGTTCTCGATCCGCCTCTTCTCT GTAATCAAGTACGAGAGCGTGATCCACGAGTTCGACCCCTACTTCAACTTCCGCGTCACTCAG TTTTTGTCAAAGAATGGAATTTACGAGTTCTGGAACTGGTTTGATGATAGGACATG GTACCCTCTTGGCCGTGTGATTGGTGGCACTGTGTATCCTGGTTTGACATTGACTGCTGGAACTATTTGGTG GTTGGTGAACTCTCTTAACATCCCATTGTCTGTGGAGACAGTTTGTGTGTTCACAGCTCCAATTTTCTCAGCAAATGCTTCTTGGGCTACTTACCTGTTAACAAAG GAAGCAAAGGGCACTGGAGCTGGACTAATGGCAGCAGCCATTTTGGCAATG GTCCCCTCGTACATCTCAAGATCAGTTGCAGGCAGCTATGATAATGAAGCTGTAGCAATATTCGCCTTGATATTTACATTTTATCTGTATGTAAAG ACACTGAACACAGGGTCGCTCTTTTATGCAACGCTCAATGCCCTCTCATATTTCTACATG GTGTGCTCTTGGGGAGGCTACACATTCATTATCAACCTTATCCCGATGCATGTTCTATTGTGCATTGTAACTGGTCGTTATTCTTCGCGGCTCTACATTGCATATGCTCCCCTT GTTATACTTGGAACACTTCTGGCAGCCTTAGTACCTGTGGTTGGTTTTAATGCAGTAATGACCTCTGAGCACTTCGCATCATTTCTG GTGTTCATAATCCTTCATGTGGTTGCTCTTGTGTATTACATCAAAGGGCTTTTGTCTCCTAGGCTGTTCAAAGTTGCTATGACTCTTGTCATATCTGTTGGCCT AGCCGTTTGTTTTGCAGTAGTAGCTGTGCTCATCGCGTTGGTGGCATCTAGTCCAACAAAAGGCTGGAGTGGCCGCAGTTTGAGTCTACTTGACCC AACTTATGCAAGCAAGTATATCCCCATCATTGCCAGTGTCAGTGAACACCAACCTCCTACCTGGCCCTCTTATTTTATGGAtatcaatgtgttggccttCCTGATTCCTGCTGGGATTATT TCATGCTTCTTGCCTTTGTCCGACGCAAGCTCCTTCATGGTCTTGTACTTAGTCACTGCAGTTTATTTTTCTGGAGTAATG GTGCGGCTTATGCTTGTCCTTGCTCCTGCTGCATGCATTCTATCTGGGATTGCTCTCTCTGAAGTTTTTGGTGTCCTCACACGATCCATTAAATTTCAGCTGTCAAAATTTTTTGATGATAGCTCTGCTGCTGTTTCTGCT TCAGGTGACAGTAGCCCAGAGAGTTCTACAAATTCAACAAAAAGTGAAAATAGGAATGAAAAATCTGAAACAGCTGCAAAGGAAAAACCATCAAAGAAGAACcgaaagaaggaaaaagaagtgGCAGAGAGTGTTCCTGTAAAGactaaaaaggaaaagaggcTTTTGGTTCTGCCTTTTGAATTATCCATTATGGGTATTTTGTTGCTGATTGTGTTAGGTGGTTTCTATGTG GTCCATTGTGTATGGGCAGCAGCTGAAGCGTACTCTGCGCCTTCAATTGTGCTGACATCTCGCTCACGTGATGGATTGCATGTTTTTGATGATTTCCGTGAAGCTTATGCATGGCTGAGCCATAACACAGATGTTGACGACAAG GTTGCTTCCTGGTGGGACTATGGTTACCAAACAACTGCAATGGCCAACAGAACTGTGATTGTAGACAATAATACCTGGAACAACACTCACATAGCAACAGTTGGTACAGCATTGTCATCCCCGGAAAAAGCAGCTTGGGAAATCTTCAATTCTTTAGATGTCAAATACGTGCTTGTTGTCTTTGGAG GGCTTGTTGGCTACCCTAGTGATGATATCAATAAGTTCCTTTGGATGGTTCGCATAGGAGGTGGTGTATTCCCTCACATCAAGGAGCCAGATTATCTT AGGGATGGCCAGTACCGTGTTGATGCTCAAGCCACTCCAACTATGCTCAATTGCCTCATGTACAAGCTTTGCTATTACAG